A single genomic interval of Nocardia bhagyanarayanae harbors:
- a CDS encoding NUDIX hydrolase, protein MAHSSTIHESLTAVFQVRRFPTDKSAGQSAASGVMGPCPPDQRTELAVLLWERALDPQKGTWSLPGGRLGDDEDLDASARRQLAEKVDVRELTHLEQLSVFSNPDRVPGPRRIASAYLGLVPLTAEPELPADTAWHPVSALPAMSFDHGTVVDHARTRLAAKLSYTNIAFALAPSAFTMSTLREIYCAALGYDVDTTNLQRVLARRKVITPTGATAAPGRAGGRPAAVYRFSDSGLRVTDEFAALRPRAE, encoded by the coding sequence GTGGCCCATAGTAGCACCATCCACGAATCGCTCACCGCGGTGTTCCAGGTTCGCCGCTTCCCCACAGACAAATCCGCAGGTCAAAGCGCTGCGAGCGGTGTGATGGGCCCGTGCCCGCCCGATCAGCGCACCGAGCTCGCGGTATTGCTGTGGGAGCGCGCGCTCGACCCGCAGAAGGGCACTTGGTCGCTGCCGGGCGGGCGGTTGGGAGACGACGAGGATCTGGACGCGTCCGCGCGCCGCCAGCTGGCCGAGAAGGTCGACGTGCGCGAGCTGACGCATCTCGAGCAGCTCTCGGTCTTCAGCAATCCCGATCGCGTGCCGGGCCCGCGCCGCATCGCGTCGGCCTACCTCGGCTTGGTCCCGCTGACCGCCGAACCGGAACTGCCCGCCGACACCGCGTGGCACCCGGTCTCGGCACTGCCCGCGATGTCCTTCGATCACGGCACGGTCGTCGACCACGCCCGCACCCGGCTGGCCGCCAAGCTCTCCTACACCAACATCGCCTTCGCACTCGCCCCGTCCGCGTTCACCATGTCGACGCTGCGCGAAATCTACTGCGCCGCATTGGGTTACGACGTCGACACCACCAACCTCCAACGCGTCCTCGCGCGCCGCAAGGTGATCACCCCCACCGGCGCCACCGCCGCCCCCGGCCGCGCCGGTGGCCGCCCCGCCGCCGTCTACCGCTTCAGCGACTCCGGCCTCCGCGTCACCGACGAATTCGCCGCCCTCCGCCCCCGAGCGGAGTGA
- the nadA gene encoding quinolinate synthase NadA: protein MATTGAKLAPPLMGQVFDGPSGYTGVAATPEWAQEVKRLARERNATILAHNYQLPEIQDVADHVGDSLALSRIAAEAPEDTIVFCGVHFMAETAKILSPEKTVLIPDQRAGCSLADSITADELRAWKAEHPNAVVVSYVNTTAEVKALTDICCTSSNAVDVVASIDPDREVLFLPDQFLGAHVKRVTGRENMQIWAGECHVHAGINGDELTEQARSHPDAELFVHPECGCATSALYLAGEGAFPADRVHILSTGGMIDAAKAAKSTQVLVATEVGMLHQLRKAAPGIDFQAVNDRASCKYMKMITPAALLRCLVDGADEVHVDPETAALGRNSVQRMIAIGNPGGGE, encoded by the coding sequence ATGGCGACGACGGGTGCGAAACTGGCGCCTCCGCTGATGGGGCAGGTATTCGACGGGCCCTCGGGCTACACGGGCGTCGCGGCGACGCCCGAGTGGGCGCAGGAGGTCAAGCGGCTCGCGCGGGAGCGCAACGCGACCATTCTCGCGCACAACTACCAGCTGCCCGAGATCCAGGACGTGGCCGACCACGTCGGCGACTCGCTGGCGCTCTCGCGGATCGCGGCCGAGGCGCCAGAGGACACCATCGTCTTCTGCGGCGTGCACTTCATGGCCGAGACCGCGAAGATCCTCAGCCCGGAGAAGACCGTGCTGATCCCGGATCAGCGCGCGGGCTGCTCGCTGGCCGATTCGATCACCGCCGACGAGTTGCGCGCGTGGAAGGCCGAGCACCCGAACGCGGTCGTGGTGTCCTACGTGAACACCACCGCCGAGGTGAAGGCGCTCACCGACATCTGCTGCACCTCCTCCAACGCGGTCGACGTGGTCGCCTCCATCGATCCCGACCGCGAGGTTCTGTTCCTGCCCGACCAGTTCCTCGGCGCGCACGTCAAGCGCGTGACCGGCCGGGAGAACATGCAGATCTGGGCGGGCGAATGCCACGTGCACGCGGGCATCAACGGCGACGAGCTCACCGAGCAGGCGCGCAGCCACCCGGACGCCGAGCTGTTCGTGCACCCCGAGTGCGGCTGCGCCACCTCGGCGCTGTACCTCGCGGGCGAGGGCGCGTTCCCGGCCGACCGGGTGCACATCCTGTCCACCGGCGGCATGATCGACGCCGCCAAGGCCGCCAAGTCGACGCAGGTCCTGGTCGCCACCGAGGTCGGCATGCTGCACCAGCTGCGCAAGGCCGCGCCCGGCATCGACTTCCAGGCCGTCAACGATCGCGCCTCCTGCAAGTACATGAAGATGATCACCCCGGCCGCGCTGCTGCGCTGCCTGGTGGACGGCGCCGACGAGGTGCACGTCGATCCGGAAACCGCGGCGCTCGGCCGCAATTCGGTGCAGCGGATGATCGCGATCGGCAATCCGGGCGGCGGCGAGTGA